A genomic region of Paenibacillus sp. PL2-23 contains the following coding sequences:
- a CDS encoding ABC transporter permease translates to MNLLDVLGNLLNNTLVFSTALIFAALGGMYSERSGVVNIGLEGLMVTGAFAAAVGTDYATQAGMGSGSPWMGLLAAIVFGVLVSLLHAVATITFKSDQTVVGVVINILALGGAVYFTRSLYEGSAQTSQLTEVFSKVTIPFLSEIPIIGEGVFHSYPTTYIVIILVLISAFVLFKTPFGLRLRAVGEHPSSADTVGISVTKYRYIGVMLSGALAGLGGATITLTTTSSFAHNTISGQGFIALAALIFGKWNPYGLAGAAVFFGFAQALKNFAQLFDWSKDLPTEVFYMLPYVLTLIVLAAAVGKSSAPSALGQPYDPARR, encoded by the coding sequence ATGAACTTATTGGATGTGCTGGGCAATCTGCTTAACAATACGCTTGTGTTCTCGACCGCTCTCATCTTCGCTGCGTTGGGCGGCATGTATTCGGAACGATCGGGCGTTGTGAACATTGGCCTGGAGGGCTTGATGGTAACGGGCGCATTCGCCGCAGCGGTAGGCACGGACTACGCGACGCAAGCGGGCATGGGCAGCGGCTCTCCATGGATGGGACTGCTGGCAGCGATCGTATTCGGCGTGCTGGTATCGCTTCTCCATGCGGTAGCGACGATTACGTTCAAGTCCGATCAGACGGTTGTGGGCGTCGTCATCAATATTCTGGCGCTGGGCGGCGCGGTGTATTTCACTCGCAGCCTGTATGAAGGCTCCGCTCAGACAAGCCAGTTGACCGAAGTGTTCTCGAAGGTGACGATCCCGTTCCTATCGGAAATTCCGATCATCGGGGAAGGCGTATTCCATTCGTATCCGACGACGTATATCGTTATTATTCTTGTGCTGATCAGCGCTTTTGTGCTGTTCAAGACGCCGTTCGGCCTTCGTCTGCGAGCGGTCGGCGAGCATCCCAGCTCAGCCGACACGGTGGGCATCAGCGTGACGAAGTACCGCTACATCGGCGTCATGCTCAGCGGAGCCCTCGCGGGTCTCGGCGGGGCGACGATTACGCTGACCACAACAAGCAGCTTCGCCCACAATACGATATCCGGCCAAGGCTTCATCGCTCTGGCCGCGCTGATCTTCGGCAAGTGGAATCCGTACGGGCTTGCCGGTGCGGCTGTATTCTTCGGATTCGCCCAGGCGCTCAAAAACTTCGCGCAGCTGTTCGATTGGTCCAAGGATCTGCCGACAGAGGTATTCTACATGCTGCCGTACGTCCTGACGCTGATCGTCCTGGCTGCCGCAGTCGGCAAGTCCAGCGCCCCCTCGGCGCTCGGCCAGCCTTATGATCCAGCTCGGCGGTAG
- the ftsH gene encoding ATP-dependent zinc metalloprotease FtsH produces MNRIIRNTGFYLIIFLVTVGVFQYISGQGDNAKELRYDEFRTVMESGNVASIAAKYDKETYYIKGEYKEKPEDAENESFTTRISVDAAEKLTDWEEQYGFEYTAEPMDTPSFWVTFLTSIIPFILLIVLFFFLMNQAQGGGGKVMNFGKSRARLYNEEKKKVTFEDVAGADEEKQELVEVVDFLKDPRKFNLVGARIPKGVLLVGPPGTGKTLLARAVAGEAGVPFFSISGSDFVEMFVGVGASRVRDLFENAKKNAPCIIFIDEIDAVGRQRGAGLGGGHDEREQTLNQMLVEMDGFGSNEGIIIIAATNRADILDPALLRPGRFDRQITVDRPDVKGREAVLKVHARNKPLTGDVKLDVIARRTTGFSGADLENLLNEAALLAARRNKKEINMVDIDDAIDRVIVGTEKKSRVISDREKRIVAYHEAGHTIAGFFLEHADQVHKVTIIPRGRAGGYVIMLPKEDRMLVTKQELLDKVTGLLAGRVAEEVYIGEIGTGAYSDFKSATGIVRSMIMEYGMSDRLGPMQFGSSQGQVFLGRDIGHEQNYSDAIAYEIDQEMQSIINACYDRAKKLLTEKSKEMHLIAQTLLTEETLEMDQIKNLIENGSIGESGSSDPEGSAPAENAATPIIDEIGDVKVRIQPRDEAAPPQDNAPGEPEDPDKK; encoded by the coding sequence ATGAATCGGATCATCCGAAACACTGGATTTTATTTAATCATCTTTTTGGTAACCGTTGGTGTATTCCAATATATTAGCGGTCAAGGGGACAACGCCAAAGAACTCAGATACGATGAATTTCGTACCGTCATGGAATCGGGGAATGTAGCCTCAATTGCTGCAAAGTACGACAAAGAAACGTATTACATCAAGGGTGAATATAAAGAGAAGCCTGAGGATGCGGAGAACGAGAGCTTTACAACCCGCATCAGCGTAGACGCGGCTGAGAAGCTGACGGATTGGGAGGAACAATACGGATTCGAGTATACAGCCGAGCCGATGGATACCCCTAGCTTCTGGGTCACGTTCCTGACGTCGATTATTCCGTTCATCTTGCTGATCGTGCTGTTCTTCTTCCTGATGAATCAGGCGCAGGGCGGCGGCGGCAAAGTGATGAACTTCGGCAAGAGCCGCGCGCGTCTGTACAATGAAGAGAAGAAGAAGGTTACGTTCGAGGACGTGGCCGGCGCGGACGAGGAGAAGCAGGAGCTGGTGGAGGTCGTCGACTTCCTGAAGGATCCTCGCAAGTTCAACCTCGTAGGCGCTCGCATTCCGAAGGGCGTATTGCTTGTCGGTCCTCCGGGTACCGGTAAAACCTTGCTTGCCCGAGCCGTTGCAGGGGAAGCAGGCGTGCCGTTCTTCAGCATCTCCGGCTCTGACTTCGTGGAGATGTTCGTCGGTGTCGGCGCATCCCGCGTGCGGGACTTGTTCGAGAACGCCAAGAAGAACGCGCCTTGTATTATCTTTATCGATGAGATCGACGCAGTGGGCCGCCAGCGCGGCGCCGGACTTGGCGGCGGTCACGACGAGCGCGAGCAGACGCTCAACCAGATGCTGGTCGAGATGGACGGCTTCGGCTCCAATGAAGGCATTATCATTATCGCCGCGACGAACCGCGCGGATATTCTTGACCCTGCGCTGCTTCGTCCAGGACGCTTCGACCGTCAGATTACCGTTGACCGTCCGGACGTGAAGGGCCGCGAAGCGGTATTGAAGGTTCATGCCCGCAACAAACCGCTGACTGGCGACGTGAAGCTGGACGTAATCGCCCGCCGCACGACAGGCTTCAGCGGAGCGGATCTGGAGAACCTGCTGAATGAAGCGGCGTTGCTCGCCGCAAGACGCAACAAGAAGGAAATTAACATGGTCGACATCGACGACGCGATTGACCGCGTCATCGTGGGCACCGAGAAGAAGAGCCGAGTCATCAGCGACCGCGAGAAGCGGATCGTCGCTTATCACGAGGCGGGCCATACGATCGCGGGCTTCTTCCTGGAGCATGCCGATCAGGTTCACAAGGTTACGATTATTCCTCGCGGACGCGCGGGCGGCTACGTTATTATGCTGCCGAAGGAAGACCGCATGCTGGTCACGAAGCAGGAGCTTCTCGACAAGGTGACGGGGCTTCTGGCAGGACGCGTAGCGGAGGAAGTATACATTGGCGAGATCGGCACCGGCGCTTACAGCGACTTCAAGTCCGCGACGGGTATCGTCCGCAGCATGATTATGGAATACGGCATGAGCGACAGGCTCGGCCCTATGCAGTTCGGCAGCTCGCAGGGCCAGGTATTCCTGGGCCGCGACATTGGCCATGAGCAGAACTACTCCGACGCGATCGCGTATGAGATCGATCAGGAGATGCAGTCGATTATTAACGCGTGCTACGACAGAGCGAAGAAGCTTCTGACGGAGAAGAGCAAGGAGATGCATTTGATTGCTCAGACGCTACTGACGGAAGAGACGCTGGAGATGGATCAGATCAAGAATCTGATCGAGAACGGCTCGATCGGCGAGAGCGGATCCTCGGATCCAGAAGGCTCCGCGCCGGCAGAGAACGCAGCGACTCCGATTATCGACGAGATTGGCGATGTGAAGGTTCGCATCCAGCCACGCGACGAAGCGGCTCCGCCGCAGGATAACGCGCCTGGCGAGCCAGAAGATCCCGACAAGAAATAG
- the hpt gene encoding hypoxanthine phosphoribosyltransferase — protein MQNDIKEVLYSEEQIGAKVRELGALLSADFEGRNPLVICVLKGAFIFMSDLVKTITVPLEIDFMAVSSYGASTKSSGVVKIIKDLDVSVEGRDVLIVEDIIDSGLTLSYLIDVLEHRGAGSVTVVTLFDKPARRTVDLKPHYKGFTLPDEFVVGYGLDFAEKYRNLPYIGILKPQVYEK, from the coding sequence TTGCAGAACGACATTAAAGAAGTTCTATACAGCGAAGAGCAGATAGGTGCAAAGGTAAGGGAGCTTGGCGCTTTGCTGAGCGCGGATTTCGAGGGGCGCAACCCGCTCGTTATTTGCGTCCTCAAAGGCGCGTTTATTTTTATGTCCGACCTGGTGAAGACCATTACGGTACCGCTGGAAATCGACTTCATGGCGGTATCGAGCTACGGCGCCTCCACCAAATCCTCCGGCGTCGTCAAGATTATTAAGGATCTCGACGTTTCGGTTGAGGGACGAGATGTCCTGATCGTCGAGGATATTATCGACAGCGGCCTGACGCTGAGCTACCTGATCGACGTGCTGGAGCATAGAGGCGCGGGGTCCGTCACGGTCGTCACGCTGTTCGACAAGCCGGCTCGCCGCACGGTTGACCTGAAGCCGCATTACAAGGGCTTTACGCTGCCTGACGAGTTTGTTGTGGGCTATGGCCTGGATTTTGCCGAGAAATACCGCAATCTTCCATACATTGGAATCCTGAAGCCCCAGGTTTACGAGAAATAA
- the tilS gene encoding tRNA lysidine(34) synthetase TilS gives MLLHPLVQELAREAASRRLWRPGDRVVVAVSGGPDSMALLHMLHSLSREQRLTLVVGHVNHGFRVEESARELELVRAYSEALGLACETVTLELAAYIVENRLNLQSTAREERYRFLLETAALHGAERIALAHHADDQAETVLMRLLRGSGLTGLSGMSSIRSQKNVQLIRPLLRMNKSDLLRYCEEQAIPYCADSSNQERYYLRNTIRLDVIPYLSQFNPQLPVTLQRLAEVAGAEDDFMARQASELFDRLVTRKDGQFAISCAELRGLHVALQRRLIKLILSYLSQETENVSYSSVETMRLAASQEAPATWRMDASGGVRCVREYETMRWFDISASWSAGKPFDLLVPEGTEALCGLPGGWSFRLDWLDGAGEKPHSRMEACFDADGLSYPLHVRSRLPGDRIQVLGLNGSKKVQDMFVDEKIPPSRREQYPLLCDADGRLLWIPGIRRSSHALAGSDSRRVLRIAARNE, from the coding sequence ATGTTATTACATCCGCTTGTACAGGAGCTGGCCCGGGAGGCGGCTTCCAGAAGGCTGTGGCGGCCCGGAGACCGGGTCGTTGTCGCTGTGTCTGGAGGTCCCGACTCCATGGCCTTGCTGCACATGCTTCACTCGCTCTCGCGCGAGCAGCGGCTGACGCTGGTTGTAGGCCACGTCAATCATGGCTTCCGAGTGGAGGAGTCCGCCCGCGAGCTGGAGCTTGTGCGCGCCTACTCGGAAGCGCTGGGACTGGCGTGCGAGACCGTTACGCTGGAGCTGGCTGCTTATATAGTAGAGAACCGGCTGAACCTGCAGTCGACTGCGCGGGAGGAGAGGTACAGGTTCCTGCTGGAGACGGCGGCGCTGCACGGCGCCGAGCGAATCGCTCTGGCGCATCACGCGGACGATCAGGCCGAGACGGTGCTTATGCGGCTGCTTCGCGGCTCGGGCTTGACGGGTCTATCTGGCATGAGCAGTATCCGCAGCCAAAAAAATGTGCAACTCATTCGACCGCTGCTGCGTATGAACAAGTCAGACCTTCTTCGCTATTGCGAAGAGCAAGCTATACCTTATTGCGCGGACAGCAGTAATCAGGAGCGTTACTACCTCCGCAATACGATACGACTCGATGTCATTCCCTATCTCTCGCAATTCAATCCGCAGCTGCCGGTTACCCTGCAGCGGCTGGCGGAGGTGGCGGGAGCGGAGGATGACTTCATGGCGCGGCAGGCATCGGAATTGTTCGATCGGCTCGTGACCCGGAAGGACGGGCAATTCGCCATAAGCTGCGCGGAGCTGCGGGGCTTGCACGTCGCTTTACAAAGGAGATTGATTAAACTAATATTAAGTTATCTTTCGCAGGAAACGGAAAATGTATCCTACAGCAGCGTCGAGACGATGCGGCTGGCGGCATCCCAGGAGGCGCCCGCTACTTGGCGGATGGACGCGTCCGGAGGTGTCCGGTGCGTCAGGGAATATGAGACGATGCGCTGGTTCGATATCTCTGCGAGCTGGAGCGCCGGGAAGCCGTTCGATCTGCTTGTGCCGGAGGGAACCGAGGCGCTCTGCGGACTGCCCGGGGGCTGGAGCTTCCGGCTGGATTGGCTGGACGGCGCGGGCGAGAAGCCGCATTCCCGCATGGAGGCGTGCTTCGATGCAGACGGGCTCAGCTATCCGCTTCATGTGCGAAGCAGGCTGCCGGGAGACCGGATTCAGGTTTTAGGATTAAATGGCTCGAAAAAAGTGCAAGATATGTTCGTTGACGAGAAGATACCGCCCTCTCGAAGAGAGCAGTATCCGCTGCTGTGCGATGCGGACGGCAGGCTGCTCTGGATACCGGGCATTCGCAGGTCCTCTCATGCGCTTGCTGGCAGCGACAGCAGAAGAGTGCTGCGTATTGCGGCGCGCAACGAATAA
- a CDS encoding BMP family protein encodes MKKSLSFMLMLVVAISLVLSACGQDTNGGTNNEGGAVSDGSGKDFKIGMVTDVGGVNDKSFNQSAWEALKNLNADTGAKTQFLESKGEADMEPNLNSFVRDGYNLTWGIGFLFTDALTKVAADNPDAKLAVIDAVIEAPNVTSVTFAEHEGSYLVGVVAGLMTKTNKIGFVGGMEIPVITRFEKGFLAGVEAVNPDAKVTVTYSGNFDKPDQGKSIAATMYDDGVDIIFHASGGTGNGVFNEATERKKSGKDVWVIGVDKDQSLEFGDEVTLTSMMKGVETAVYKVSKDLIDGKWEGGKTQELGLKDNAVGLPETSTKNVPADVLEKVEEYKTKIVSGEITVPAE; translated from the coding sequence ATGAAAAAATCGTTAAGCTTTATGCTTATGCTCGTCGTAGCGATTTCTCTCGTCCTATCCGCTTGCGGACAAGACACAAACGGCGGAACAAACAATGAAGGAGGTGCCGTATCCGACGGAAGCGGCAAGGACTTCAAGATTGGTATGGTTACAGACGTAGGCGGGGTTAACGATAAGTCGTTCAACCAAAGCGCGTGGGAAGCACTGAAGAATCTGAACGCTGACACAGGAGCAAAAACACAGTTCTTGGAGAGTAAGGGCGAAGCCGACATGGAGCCGAACCTGAACAGCTTCGTTCGTGATGGGTACAATCTGACTTGGGGTATCGGCTTCCTGTTCACCGACGCTCTGACGAAGGTTGCGGCTGATAATCCAGACGCGAAGCTGGCGGTTATCGACGCCGTTATTGAAGCGCCGAACGTAACCTCCGTTACATTCGCGGAGCATGAAGGCTCCTATCTGGTAGGTGTGGTTGCCGGTCTAATGACCAAAACCAACAAGATTGGCTTCGTAGGCGGCATGGAGATCCCTGTTATTACTCGCTTCGAGAAGGGCTTCCTGGCGGGCGTTGAAGCTGTTAACCCAGACGCGAAGGTTACCGTTACATACTCGGGTAATTTTGACAAGCCGGACCAAGGCAAGAGCATCGCGGCTACTATGTATGACGATGGCGTAGATATCATTTTCCACGCTTCCGGCGGTACGGGCAACGGCGTGTTCAATGAGGCGACTGAGCGCAAGAAGAGTGGCAAGGATGTATGGGTCATCGGCGTAGATAAGGACCAATCGCTGGAATTCGGCGACGAAGTGACGCTGACGTCGATGATGAAGGGCGTAGAGACAGCGGTATATAAGGTGTCGAAGGATCTCATCGACGGCAAGTGGGAAGGCGGCAAGACACAGGAGCTGGGTCTGAAGGACAATGCGGTTGGGTTGCCTGAGACATCCACGAAGAATGTGCCTGCCGATGTACTGGAGAAGGTTGAAGAGTACAAAACGAAGATCGTCAGCGGTGAAATTACAGTACCTGCTGAATAG
- a CDS encoding metalloregulator ArsR/SmtB family transcription factor, with product MVEYMDEQNEEKLDQIFHALSDSTRRGMLRLMTQGNRTVSELAEPFDMSLAAASKHVKVLEHAGLLRRSVQGRTHYCSLESATMAQAMKWLSFYERYWSSRFDALEKALLEGEEDS from the coding sequence ATGGTTGAATATATGGATGAGCAAAATGAAGAGAAGCTGGATCAGATCTTCCACGCTTTGTCGGATTCGACTCGCAGGGGGATGCTGCGGCTGATGACACAGGGGAACCGAACGGTATCCGAGCTTGCCGAGCCGTTCGACATGTCGCTTGCGGCGGCGTCCAAGCATGTGAAGGTGCTGGAGCATGCTGGGCTGCTCCGACGATCTGTGCAAGGCCGGACGCACTACTGCAGCCTGGAGTCGGCTACGATGGCGCAGGCGATGAAGTGGCTTAGCTTCTACGAACGTTACTGGTCGTCAAGGTTCGATGCGCTGGAGAAAGCGCTGCTTGAAGGAGAGGAGGACAGCTGA
- a CDS encoding ABC transporter ATP-binding protein produces MNQSGAVVQLKGITKRFPGLVANDSIDFELKKGEIHALLGENGAGKSTLMNILFGLYQPDEGEIWINGNKTVIDGASKAIELGIGMVHQHFKLVQPFTVSENIVLGSEPKKGMTIDYKLANEKVRTISERYGLKVSPQMRIQDITVGMQQRVEILKTLYRGAEIVIFDEPTAVLTVQEIEELLVIIRNLAAEGKSIIIITHKLKEVMALSDSVTVIRRGKVIRTVKTSETNERQLAELMVGRDVNFKVEKTKKEPGEVVLSVENLQMKGEQGNMALDGASFQVRAGEIFGIAGVDGNGQSELIYAITGMRKLQGGSVKLNGRDLTNASPRAVSTAGVGHIPEDRHKHGLVLDFSLSENMILGTYFEPEYGKAGFIDFKAMDSLTEKLVQEFDVRTSGIHTYARALSGGNQQKAIIAREMHKDPDLIIAVQPTRGLDIGAIEFVHKRLVEARNEGKAVLVISFELDELYALSDRIAVMYEGRLVGEVDADHRNDEQLGLMMAGNVEHAGKGL; encoded by the coding sequence ATGAATCAGAGCGGGGCTGTCGTACAGCTGAAAGGCATAACGAAGCGATTTCCTGGCTTGGTGGCCAACGATTCCATCGACTTCGAGCTGAAGAAGGGCGAGATTCACGCGCTGCTCGGAGAGAACGGCGCAGGCAAATCGACGCTTATGAATATCCTGTTCGGCTTGTATCAGCCGGATGAAGGCGAAATTTGGATTAACGGCAACAAAACCGTCATCGACGGCGCCTCTAAGGCAATTGAGCTGGGCATCGGCATGGTGCATCAGCATTTCAAGCTTGTCCAGCCCTTCACGGTTTCGGAGAATATTGTGCTTGGCAGCGAGCCCAAGAAGGGTATGACAATCGATTATAAGCTCGCGAACGAGAAGGTGAGAACCATCTCCGAGCGCTATGGTCTGAAAGTAAGTCCGCAGATGCGGATTCAAGATATTACGGTAGGCATGCAGCAACGGGTCGAAATTCTGAAAACGTTATACCGCGGCGCCGAGATCGTGATCTTCGATGAGCCGACTGCCGTGCTGACGGTACAGGAGATCGAGGAGCTGCTCGTCATTATTCGCAACCTGGCGGCCGAGGGCAAGTCCATTATCATTATTACTCACAAGCTCAAGGAAGTTATGGCGCTATCGGATTCCGTTACGGTTATCCGCAGAGGCAAGGTCATCCGCACGGTGAAGACCAGCGAGACGAACGAGCGCCAGCTGGCTGAGCTTATGGTCGGCCGCGATGTGAACTTCAAGGTCGAGAAGACGAAGAAGGAGCCGGGCGAGGTTGTGTTGTCCGTAGAGAACCTTCAAATGAAGGGCGAGCAAGGCAATATGGCGCTCGACGGTGCCAGCTTCCAAGTGCGGGCAGGGGAAATATTCGGTATTGCGGGCGTGGATGGCAACGGACAAAGCGAGCTGATCTATGCGATTACGGGCATGCGCAAGCTGCAGGGCGGCAGCGTGAAGCTGAATGGCCGCGACTTGACGAATGCCTCACCGCGCGCGGTATCTACGGCAGGCGTCGGCCATATTCCGGAGGACCGCCATAAGCATGGTTTGGTGCTTGATTTCTCGCTCAGCGAGAATATGATTCTTGGGACTTATTTTGAACCGGAATACGGCAAGGCGGGTTTTATCGATTTCAAGGCAATGGACAGCCTGACGGAGAAGCTGGTGCAGGAGTTCGACGTGCGGACGTCCGGCATCCATACGTATGCGCGCGCGTTGTCCGGCGGCAATCAGCAGAAGGCCATTATTGCGCGGGAAATGCACAAGGACCCCGATCTGATCATCGCGGTGCAGCCGACTCGCGGTCTGGATATCGGCGCTATTGAGTTCGTGCACAAGCGGCTGGTGGAGGCGCGCAACGAGGGCAAGGCGGTGCTGGTGATTTCGTTCGAGCTGGACGAGCTGTACGCGTTGTCTGACCGGATTGCCGTGATGTACGAGGGCAGGCTGGTTGGAGAAGTGGATGCGGATCACCGCAATGACGAGCAGCTGGGTCTCATGATGGCCGGCAACGTCGAGCATGCAGGGAAGGGGTTATAG
- a CDS encoding SRPBCC domain-containing protein, giving the protein MVKQTNARTDLIMVREFKVPAEKLFDAWINPVMMRKWLMTMDATNKSAVSDPRVGGEWEIVDERDGVEYRAIGRYVTVERPTKLVFTFQMPQFSQNEDTIIVEIKPTEEGCKMVFTQHIHVPVEEGWTEADTRKAMEEFHDQSQHGWHYMFLGLQMLVEQGITPVMPNSN; this is encoded by the coding sequence ATGGTTAAGCAAACGAATGCTCGTACAGATCTGATCATGGTAAGAGAGTTCAAGGTACCGGCTGAGAAGCTGTTCGACGCTTGGATCAATCCCGTTATGATGCGTAAGTGGCTGATGACCATGGATGCGACGAACAAATCGGCGGTCAGCGATCCTCGTGTCGGCGGGGAATGGGAGATTGTCGATGAGAGGGACGGAGTGGAGTATCGCGCGATTGGCCGGTATGTGACCGTGGAGCGGCCGACGAAGCTGGTGTTTACGTTCCAGATGCCGCAGTTCAGCCAGAACGAGGATACCATTATCGTAGAGATCAAGCCGACTGAGGAAGGGTGCAAAATGGTGTTCACCCAGCACATTCACGTGCCTGTGGAGGAAGGCTGGACCGAGGCCGATACACGCAAAGCGATGGAGGAGTTCCACGATCAGTCGCAGCATGGCTGGCATTATATGTTCCTTGGCCTTCAGATGCTTGTGGAGCAAGGGATTACGCCCGTTATGCCAAACAGCAATTAA
- a CDS encoding RNA-guided endonuclease InsQ/TnpB family protein encodes MIVTVTAKIKIKPSESQMMALQQTMIAYRQGCNFVSALVFETSERRQSALHRMTYRTLRSTMGLRSQMAQSVLKTVRAKYKTILSSGHAWTRIQFKKPEYDLVWRRDYSLSAKLFSVNTLQGRIKIPFEAKGMETYFDGTWTFGTAKLVCKKQKWFLHIPVSKEMASPELKEIEHVAGIDLGINFVATVYDTEGRTLFFRGRELKHKRANYQRLRSELQRKQTASSRRRLKQIGERENRWMTDVNHQVSKALVTRYGANTLFVLEDLTGIRRRAEKAKLKYRYVTVSWAFYQLRQMVTYKAKLAGSMVIAVDPKHTSQACPLCRHTAKENRDKRRHRFRCQACGYASNDDRIGAMNLCLKGKEYLLEGAGLA; translated from the coding sequence ATGATCGTTACCGTGACGGCGAAAATCAAAATCAAACCGTCAGAAAGTCAAATGATGGCCCTGCAACAAACGATGATCGCTTATCGTCAAGGCTGTAATTTTGTCTCTGCCCTTGTGTTTGAGACGAGCGAGCGCCGGCAGTCTGCCCTGCACCGAATGACGTATCGAACCCTGCGCAGCACGATGGGCCTGCGCTCTCAAATGGCTCAGTCGGTATTGAAAACGGTACGGGCTAAATACAAGACCATCTTGAGCAGCGGACATGCTTGGACACGCATACAATTTAAGAAGCCGGAATACGATCTCGTCTGGAGACGGGATTACTCGCTAAGCGCAAAGCTATTCTCCGTCAATACGCTGCAAGGCCGCATTAAGATTCCCTTCGAAGCCAAAGGAATGGAGACCTATTTCGACGGCACATGGACATTCGGTACAGCCAAGCTGGTATGCAAAAAACAGAAGTGGTTTTTGCATATTCCAGTGTCTAAGGAAATGGCCTCTCCTGAGCTTAAGGAGATTGAACACGTTGCAGGGATTGATCTGGGCATCAACTTTGTAGCTACGGTGTATGACACCGAGGGGAGAACGCTGTTTTTTCGAGGAAGGGAGCTCAAACACAAACGAGCCAACTACCAACGATTGCGTTCCGAGCTGCAACGCAAACAAACGGCTTCGTCCCGCCGCAGGCTGAAGCAAATCGGAGAACGAGAAAACCGCTGGATGACCGATGTGAACCATCAGGTAAGTAAGGCACTCGTTACCCGATATGGGGCGAATACGCTGTTTGTGCTGGAGGATTTGACAGGGATCCGCCGCAGGGCGGAAAAGGCAAAGCTGAAGTATCGGTATGTGACGGTATCGTGGGCGTTCTATCAGCTGCGTCAGATGGTGACGTATAAGGCGAAGCTTGCAGGATCGATGGTGATAGCCGTGGATCCGAAGCACACTTCGCAAGCGTGTCCCCTATGCCGCCACACGGCCAAAGAAAACCGGGATAAACGCAGGCATCGCTTTCGTTGCCAGGCATGCGGATATGCAAGCAATGATGACCGGATCGGCGCCATGAATCTCTGTTTGAAGGGAAAAGAGTACCTTCTTGAAGGTGCAGGCTTAGCATGA
- a CDS encoding ABC transporter permease, with product MDTFKKIFNTSLIVPLVSILLGLLIGAIAMLAGGYDPIEAYGALVDRVVGSPYHLGETIRAISPLILTGLAVAFAFRTGLFNIGVEGQFIMGMTGATIVGVSFDLPWFIHGPLAILAGALFGGIWAGIVGYLKAARGVNEVISSIMLNWTALYLSNYIVSTYLLEKGQMKSKAIPDSASMSIDWLVELMDKARMHWGTFVALACVLIFYLLLWRTKQGYELRAVGHNPDAALYAGINVNRTVVKSMFISGVFAGLAGVFEVLGVFGNQTIMAGSPGYGFDGIAVALLGGNTPIGVLLGAILFGGLSYGSGGMNFTGVPSEIIRIVIGSVIFFVAANGIVKYIIKPFRAKRKEAA from the coding sequence ATGGATACGTTCAAAAAAATATTCAACACCTCGCTTATCGTTCCTCTGGTGTCCATCCTGCTCGGTCTCCTGATTGGCGCCATCGCCATGCTTGCGGGCGGCTATGATCCCATCGAGGCGTACGGAGCGCTAGTCGATCGTGTTGTGGGCAGCCCGTATCATTTGGGAGAGACGATTCGGGCGATATCTCCGTTAATTCTGACCGGTCTGGCCGTTGCGTTCGCCTTCCGGACGGGCTTGTTTAATATCGGGGTGGAAGGCCAGTTCATCATGGGTATGACCGGCGCGACGATCGTGGGCGTGTCCTTCGATCTGCCGTGGTTCATTCACGGCCCTCTCGCCATTCTCGCAGGCGCGCTGTTCGGCGGGATCTGGGCCGGCATCGTCGGCTACTTGAAGGCGGCGCGGGGCGTGAACGAGGTTATTTCCTCCATCATGTTGAACTGGACAGCCTTGTATCTGTCGAATTACATTGTTTCGACCTACCTGCTGGAGAAGGGACAGATGAAATCCAAGGCCATTCCGGATTCGGCTTCGATGTCGATAGACTGGCTGGTGGAGCTGATGGACAAGGCAAGAATGCATTGGGGCACCTTCGTCGCGCTGGCCTGCGTTCTCATCTTCTACCTGCTGCTGTGGAGAACGAAGCAAGGCTATGAGCTGCGCGCGGTTGGCCACAACCCGGATGCGGCGCTGTATGCGGGCATTAACGTGAACCGGACGGTCGTGAAGTCCATGTTCATCAGCGGTGTGTTCGCGGGCTTGGCCGGCGTATTCGAGGTGCTCGGCGTATTCGGCAACCAGACTATTATGGCGGGCTCTCCCGGCTATGGCTTCGACGGTATCGCGGTTGCGCTGCTTGGCGGCAATACGCCGATTGGCGTGCTGCTGGGCGCGATATTGTTCGGCGGCCTCAGCTACGGCTCAGGCGGTATGAACTTCACGGGCGTGCCTTCGGAGATTATACGGATCGTCATCGGCTCCGTCATCTTCTTTGTAGCGGCGAACGGCATTGTGAAATATATCATTAAGCCGTTCAGGGCGAAGCGGAAGGAGGCGGCGTAA